Proteins encoded within one genomic window of Bacteroides sedimenti:
- a CDS encoding RagB/SusD family nutrient uptake outer membrane protein — protein MKTKIGKLLVLSAAMAFSVSCSDMDQEPQGALTSSNPISSVAELQKYVNQFYEGTFKVQPGGLQASGIAFDDQFSDNMACSSVPSLLDGTRSLSSASSPSEYQKIRSVNFLFANINNCKGNLADINQYAGEAYFFRAYYYFSMVCKYGDITWIDKVLPPNSQEMKLKRDSRVEIIDHVLSDLDKAISMLSIKTNSSAMRIHKDVALAFKSRVALYEGTWQKYHKAKNDPFFTAGITDAKIKNYLEQARDAAYEVMQSGRWRIYSTSNPLTDYKNLFITKDLSNNPEVLFWKKYDATISGHDVTRYCNKGGGNIGLTLSLVDDYLTRDGRIFTGTEREEAQKTYGKELDPTIRDPRLCQTVARPGERLRPLTSNAAYIYMPPFSPIIAEVSPTVMWPNPTGYSLLKFVEMDCTDAAADDEHKGECPAIQFRYAEVLLNYAEALAELEGAAAQDKIAKALKPLRDRVGMPGVDFQREYNNSADYPFSNLEATIQVVRRERRIELACEGMRMSDIFRWAAADVLIAGKNPLGALFTGTNMEAANKAGAYFGGNLKYDLAAGNNLYLSGKPGDAKRYISPYKGVCPNGMGFKVNRDYLYPISQDEIAMTGNMWTQNPNW, from the coding sequence ATGAAAACAAAAATAGGAAAACTCTTGGTGTTGTCTGCTGCAATGGCTTTTTCCGTTAGTTGCTCAGATATGGATCAGGAACCTCAGGGTGCTTTGACATCCTCAAATCCGATTAGTTCTGTAGCAGAACTTCAGAAATATGTGAACCAGTTTTACGAAGGAACTTTTAAAGTTCAGCCCGGAGGATTACAGGCTTCAGGTATAGCTTTTGATGATCAATTCAGTGATAACATGGCCTGTTCATCAGTACCTTCTTTGCTGGATGGAACTCGTTCGCTGAGTTCAGCATCAAGTCCATCTGAATACCAAAAGATTCGTAGTGTGAACTTCTTATTTGCCAATATAAACAATTGCAAGGGTAATCTGGCGGATATAAACCAATATGCCGGTGAAGCATACTTCTTCCGTGCATACTATTATTTCAGTATGGTTTGCAAATACGGAGATATTACATGGATTGATAAGGTGTTGCCTCCCAATAGTCAGGAGATGAAACTGAAACGCGATTCACGTGTGGAAATCATAGATCATGTGTTAAGTGATCTTGATAAGGCAATCAGTATGTTAAGTATCAAGACCAACAGCTCTGCAATGAGAATTCATAAAGATGTGGCGCTGGCCTTTAAATCGCGTGTGGCTTTGTATGAAGGAACATGGCAAAAATACCACAAGGCAAAGAACGACCCATTCTTTACTGCCGGTATTACAGATGCCAAAATCAAAAATTATCTTGAACAGGCACGCGATGCAGCTTACGAGGTGATGCAAAGCGGAAGATGGAGAATATATAGTACATCTAATCCTTTGACTGACTACAAAAATTTGTTTATTACAAAAGATTTATCTAATAATCCCGAAGTGCTTTTCTGGAAAAAGTATGATGCAACGATCAGTGGTCATGATGTTACCCGTTATTGCAACAAAGGTGGTGGTAATATTGGGCTGACTTTATCGCTGGTGGATGATTACCTGACAAGAGATGGCCGTATCTTTACAGGAACAGAACGTGAGGAAGCTCAGAAAACCTATGGCAAGGAACTTGATCCAACTATTCGTGACCCGAGATTGTGCCAAACTGTTGCCAGACCAGGCGAACGTTTACGCCCTCTTACATCAAATGCTGCCTATATTTATATGCCGCCATTTAGCCCGATTATTGCAGAGGTAAGTCCTACTGTAATGTGGCCTAACCCAACAGGCTATTCTCTTCTGAAATTTGTTGAAATGGATTGTACTGACGCAGCTGCAGACGATGAACACAAAGGAGAATGTCCGGCTATTCAATTCCGCTATGCAGAAGTTCTGTTGAATTATGCGGAAGCTTTGGCAGAACTGGAAGGTGCCGCAGCTCAGGATAAAATTGCTAAGGCACTGAAACCTTTGCGCGACCGAGTTGGTATGCCGGGAGTTGACTTTCAACGTGAATATAATAACAGTGCAGACTATCCATTCTCTAACCTGGAGGCTACAATTCAGGTAGTACGTCGCGAACGTCGCATTGAGCTGGCTTGCGAAGGAATGCGTATGAGCGATATATTCCGGTGGGCTGCTGCTGATGTACTGATTGCAGGAAAAAATCCGTTAGGAGCACTCTTTACTGGAACTAACATGGAAGCTGCAAACAAAGCTGGCGCATATTTTGGTGGTAATCTGAAATATGATTTGGCAGCAGGTAATAACTTGTATTTGTCTGGTAAGCCAGGTGATGCTAAACGTTATATTAGTCCTTACAAAGGTGTTTGTCCCAATGGTATGGGCTTCAAAGTCAATCGGGATTATTTGTATCCTA